The DNA sequence CGCCGATGAGCGGCGCTCCTTCGCTCTCTCAACTGCACCTCCACTCACTGGATCAATTACTCCGTCACTTTCGGTGACGAAGCAATCTGTTTCAGCTTGTTCTACATCTTGGTTCGGCAACGACTGTTCAGGGCGGGGAGGATGTCAAGGGCGGGGCATCTCTTCGATCTCTCGAATTCGCGGCGTCTTTTCGACTGCCAGGTACTGGCGCTTCCACGCCTCTTCGGGGAACAGGCCGTTGCGATCGAACAGGTCGCGCGCGTCCTCGGTGAGTTCGTAGAACTTGTAGGGGTAGTCCCGGAGCCGTTCGCCCGTCTCGAACTCACGTTCGCGGACGACGCCGACGCTTTCCAGCGTTCGGAGGTGCCGGCGGATGGCGTCGTCGCTCAGGGGCGGGTTCATGTAGTCCAGTTCCTCGACGCTGGGCATCCCCTTCGGGTGACCGACGACGTCCGCGAGGATGTCGGCCCGTTTCTTGTCGGTCGCCTTCTGGAGGGCCCGCCACGCATCGAACCCCGTCGATCCCTCCTGACCCGGGTCGGCCGTCTCGGGTATCATACGTCTCCATAGGGGCGCCAGCATCATAAACACTCGCATCGAAATGAGGCTAGATGCACAAATGAATCTACAACTAATTCGACGGAAAACGAACAATTAATGTGACTACCGAAACCTCGATCGAACGATGAACACGGACGGCGGGCCCGACTTCGGGAGGCGAGACGAGTCCGAGGGGCGCGAGGGCGCCGAGATACCGACTGAGGAGGAGATTCTGTCCGAGATCGAGTCAGTCACGCTCACGCCGAGCGAGCACCAGCGGATCAAGGACGTCGTTACCGGCGAGGCGATGGACCGCATCAAGGGCCACGATCGGCGGTACCTGATCGCGGGAGCGGGCGGGGAGACTGGGGCCGCGACGCGACGGACGATGGTTCGCGACCTGCTCGACGCGCGGACCGATCCGCCGGCGGTCGCCCTTCGACTGGAGGATTTCGACCTCACGCCCGAAGACATCAGGCTCTGGCACCGCGTCTTCGACATCCTCTGCGGACGGGCGACGCACATCGTCACCGTGCTCGAAGACTTCGACGGCGGCTACGTCTGGGAACTGGGGCTGTTGTTCGCCCCCTCGTACCGCGACCACGTGTGGGTGTTGAAGCGCCGCTACCCGGACGAAGGGATCGAACGCGAGCGGTACGACAACGGGATGGCGGCCTCGCACGTCAAACTCCTCCTCACCGGTGATCGCTGTCACGAGTGGGTCGACGTCGACGAACTGCGGGACGTCGTCGACGAGATTCCCTGAGGAGATTCGCGCGATCGTCGTTCCCTCGTCACCCCAACTCCTCGTCCAGAATCAGCCGCGTCTTGGTGCTCACGACTTCCTCCTGGTCCCGCGCTTTCGTGATCAGATCGTTGACCCCGCGCGTGTCCGCGGCGTCGACCACGAGAACGATGTCCTGTTCGCCCGAAACCATCCAGACGAAGTCGACCTCGTCCCACTCGGCCATCCGCTCGGAGACGGCTTTGGTGTCGACGTCGACCGCGACGCTGATCTCGAGCATCGCCTGTACGTTCCCGGTCCGGGTCGAGATGGTAAAGCGTTCGATGACGTCGTCGTCCATCATCCGCTCGACGCGATTGCGGACGGTGCCTTCGCTCGTCCCGACCTCGTCTGCGATCTCCGTGTACGGCGTTCGGGCGTCACGCCGGAGAATATCGAGGATCTGTCGGTCCAGGTCGTCCATGGAGATGCGTGACTACGCGTGTCCCGCACTTACCGATTACGAATTTCGTAACTCAGCTTCGAAGACAACACTTATGCCGGTAGGATCAATACGTAGTTCGTAATGACACCAGCCTACGTTGCACTGGAGGGCGGCCACGTAATCGAGGGGCGTGGTCGTGCTCCGGGAACGGCTCGTGGCGAACTGGTTTTCACGACGGCCTACACCGGTTACGAGGAGAGCCTGACCGATCCGTCCTACGAGGAACAGGTCCTGACGTTCTCGTACCCGCTGATCGGCAACTACGGCGTCCGGGAAGAACGGTTCGAGTCCGACCGCGTCCACCCGCGTGCGGTCCTCGCCCGCGAACTCACCGAGGACGTCGCCGAGTGGCTCGAGAGCGAAGGCGTCCCCGCGATCGATCACCTCGACACGCGAGAGGTCGTCACCGACATCCGCGACGGCGGCGCCATGAAGTGCGGGATCGCCGTCGGCGAGGACGTCACCGAGGCGGACGCCCTCGCGGAACTCGAGGAGTGCAAGGCGATGAGCGACCACACCGAGATCGGCGCGCAGGTCAGCGTCGACGAGACGGTCGTCCACGGCGCGGACAACGACGGCGAGACCGTCGCGCTGGTCGACTGCGGCGCGAAGGGGTCGATCGTCGACTCGCTGCTCGAGCGCGACGCGACCGTCCACGTCTTCCCGCACGACGCGACGCCCGCGGACGTCGAGGCCGTCGACCCCGACGTCCTGTTCATCTCGAACGGACCCGGCGACCCCGCGAACTACGAGGAAGCGATCGCGCTCGTCGAGGCGTTCGTCGAGGACACGCCCGTCGCCGGCATCTGTCTCGGCCAGCAGATCGTCGCCGAGGCGCTCGGCGGCACCACCGAGAAGATGACCTTCGGCCACCGCGGCGTCAACCAGCCGGTCCTCGACCTCGAGTCGGGCCGGGTCGTCATGACGACCCAGAATCACGGCTACACCGTCGCCGACCCTGGTGAGCACCTCGAGGTCACGCAGATCAACGTCAACGACGACACCCCCGAAGGAATCGACGGCATCGAGTACGACGTCATCACCCGCCAGTACCACCCCGAGGCCAACCCCGGACCGGAGGACACCCTCGACTTCTTCGACGACGTCCTCGCGATGGCGGACGGGCAGAGCCAGCGAGCCGTTCCCGCCGACGACTGATTCTCTCGTCGCCAGTTGATTCCGCCGCTGGACGTTTCATCACGGTTCGATCGGCGAGTGGCCACGCTGTCGTTCGGCGCTCTGCCCGGAGTGTCTGGACAGATAGCTATTCCGAGAGATTCCGTTTAGTATCGGACTATATATGAAAATGGGGCCCTCGAATCTGCGTTCAGAGATTCGACGATAGAGCCATATTAGTTGCAATTAACTGCATATTTCCAGTTTCGTTCGTCCGCTCCACCATCTACTATCGATTCTCGCTTGTACTGCGTTTGTAGGTGTTCTGGTTCGTTATACTACCGACTGGCACCTCCATTCCAGAAGTGATTGATATACAATATATCTAGATCTATTTTGTAATACCAATCTGTCACATATGGTCGTCGATACGAGAGCTCGGTTGGAGAACTGAACTCCACTCCCGGTATTTTACAGAGGTACGGACGTAATTGGATGGTCGTTCGAACGGGACCGCTGTGGAGGTACTCCGTCGACCGATCGCGTTCCGCACAGCCGAACACCGGGTCACGAGCGGCGTCGTTCTTGCGACGAACTGGCGATTTCGGCTCTCGACCGATCGACAGTCGGGCGAGTTGCGCGTTGTCGTGGTCCGTGTTCTGTGATACCAGACAC is a window from the Halosolutus amylolyticus genome containing:
- the carA gene encoding glutamine-hydrolyzing carbamoyl-phosphate synthase small subunit — encoded protein: MTPAYVALEGGHVIEGRGRAPGTARGELVFTTAYTGYEESLTDPSYEEQVLTFSYPLIGNYGVREERFESDRVHPRAVLARELTEDVAEWLESEGVPAIDHLDTREVVTDIRDGGAMKCGIAVGEDVTEADALAELEECKAMSDHTEIGAQVSVDETVVHGADNDGETVALVDCGAKGSIVDSLLERDATVHVFPHDATPADVEAVDPDVLFISNGPGDPANYEEAIALVEAFVEDTPVAGICLGQQIVAEALGGTTEKMTFGHRGVNQPVLDLESGRVVMTTQNHGYTVADPGEHLEVTQINVNDDTPEGIDGIEYDVITRQYHPEANPGPEDTLDFFDDVLAMADGQSQRAVPADD
- a CDS encoding Lrp/AsnC family transcriptional regulator, translated to MDDLDRQILDILRRDARTPYTEIADEVGTSEGTVRNRVERMMDDDVIERFTISTRTGNVQAMLEISVAVDVDTKAVSERMAEWDEVDFVWMVSGEQDIVLVVDAADTRGVNDLITKARDQEEVVSTKTRLILDEELG
- a CDS encoding ArsR family transcriptional regulator, whose translation is MIPETADPGQEGSTGFDAWRALQKATDKKRADILADVVGHPKGMPSVEELDYMNPPLSDDAIRRHLRTLESVGVVREREFETGERLRDYPYKFYELTEDARDLFDRNGLFPEEAWKRQYLAVEKTPRIREIEEMPRP